The Bifidobacteriaceae bacterium sequence CGGGTTTGAGCGGCGTCACCATCGCGATGATCCAAGACCAGGCGGCGGACGCCCTGGTGGTGCCGGTGACGGCGCTGCTGGCCCTGTCCGAGGGCGGCTACGCGGTGGAGCTCAAGGGCGGCGGCCTGGTGGGCGTCGAGGTCGGGTTGATCCAGGACACCCGCGCCCAGATCACGCCGACAACGGGCGACCTCGAAGAAGGCGACCTGGTGGTGATCGCGTGACCCTGGCGCACCTGGCGTTGCGCCGGGTCTCCAAGGTCTACCCGACCAAGCCGCCGTTGCACGCGCTCCGCGACGTCAACTTGGACATCGAACGGGGCGAGTTGGTGGCGGTCGTGGGGCCGTCCGGCTCAGGCAAGACCACGCTGCTCTCGCTGATGGGCTTGCTGGACACGCCCACGTCCGGCGAGGTCTGGATCGACGGCGTGGAGGCCTCCGGGCTGACCGAGGCGCAGCGGTCGCGCGCCCGCTCCGACCAGATAGGGTTCGTGTTCCAGCAGTTCTATTTGCTGTCCTCCCTGACCGCCAGGGAGAACGTCGCCACGGGCATGCTCTACCAGGGGCTGGCGCCGGCCGAGCGCCGGGCCCGCGCGGACGCGGCGCTGGAAAGGGTTGGCCTGTCCGCCCGTGCCAGCCACCGGCCGGGCGAGTTGTCCGGCGGCGAGCAGCAGCGGGTGGCGATCGCCCGGGCGATCGCGGGCGACCCGGCCGTGGTCTTCGCGGACGAGCCGACCGGGGCGTTGGACCAGGCCTCCGGCCGCATGGTGCTGGACTGCCTGCGGGCCGCCAACCAGACCGGCGCGACCGTGGTGGTCATCACGCACGATCTGGGCCTGGCGGAGCTTTTCGACCGGCAGATTCACGTGCTGGACGGGGAGGTCACATCATGAGGAACCCATTCGGCAAGCGCCCCGGAGGGGCGGATTCCGGCCAAACCGGCGCGCACGGCGCGGCCCAACCCTTGTCGCCGGCGCCGGGGCCAGGCGAAAGCTCGGACTCCCGGGCCGGCGCGCACGGCGCCGCACAGGACCTGGCCGCGATGCTGCGCCCCGGCGACGGCCCAGCCCGGACGGCCGGGGCGGATGACCCAACCCAAGTGCTGCCGGTGGTGGCGGGTGAGACGCGGCTGAGCGGCATCGTGCAAAAGCGGCGACGGCGGCTGCGGCCCATGGATGTGCTGGCCACGGCCACGCTGGGACCGAGGACGCGGCTGATGCGGGCGGCGCTCTCAGCCCTGGGGATAGCGATCGGGATCGCGGCGCTGGTGGCGCTCCAGGGGATCCCGGCCTCGCAACAGGCCGAGTTCCGGGCGGAACTGGACCGGCAGGGGGCGAACCTGATCGTGGTCTATCCGGGGCATGAGTCCCAGGACCCGAACTCGGCCGCCATCCCGCTGCCGGACACGGCGCCCGCCATGGTGGGGCGGATCGCGCCGGTGGAGGCGGTGCTGGCCCGGCGCGACCTGGTTGACGTGTTGGTTTACCGGAACAGCATGATCCCGGCCGGGCAGTCCGGCTCGATCAGCGCGGCCATGGCGGACGGGGACCTGCTGGGCACGCTGAACGTGGAGTTGGCGGAGGGGCGCTGGTTCGACGCGGCCTCGCGGACGCTGCCCACCGTGGTGCTGGGCGACGGGGCGGCCCGGCGGCTCGGCGTGGGCGTGGGCGCGCGCATCTGGATCGACAACCGCTGGTGGGCGGTGATCGGCGTCCTGGAGCGGATGAACCTGGCGCAGGAGATGGATTCGACGGCGTTCCTGGCCCCGGATTACGCGGGCGGCCTTTACCCCGATGTGGAGTTGGCCTCTATCTACGTTGCGGCCGCCCACGGCAAGGCGGGCGCGGTGCGCTCCGTCATGGCGGCCACGGTCAACCCGGCCAACCCGCGCGGGGTCGAGGTGACGGGGCTGTCGGATTGGGCCGCGGCCGGCCAAATGGTGGACGACATGTTCCGCACGCTGTCCCTGGGGTTGGGGGCGTTGGCGCTGCTGATCGGCGGGATCGGGATTGCGAACACAATGGTCGTGGCGGTGATGGAGCGGCGTGGCGAAGTGGGCTTGCGCCGCGCCATGGGCGCCCGGACCGGGCAGATCGCGCTGCAATTCG is a genomic window containing:
- a CDS encoding ABC transporter permease; translation: MRNPFGKRPGGADSGQTGAHGAAQPLSPAPGPGESSDSRAGAHGAAQDLAAMLRPGDGPARTAGADDPTQVLPVVAGETRLSGIVQKRRRRLRPMDVLATATLGPRTRLMRAALSALGIAIGIAALVALQGIPASQQAEFRAELDRQGANLIVVYPGHESQDPNSAAIPLPDTAPAMVGRIAPVEAVLARRDLVDVLVYRNSMIPAGQSGSISAAMADGDLLGTLNVELAEGRWFDAASRTLPTVVLGDGAARRLGVGVGARIWIDNRWWAVIGVLERMNLAQEMDSTAFLAPDYAGGLYPDVELASIYVAAAHGKAGAVRSVMAATVNPANPRGVEVTGLSDWAAAGQMVDDMFRTLSLGLGALALLIGGIGIANTMVVAVMERRGEVGLRRAMGARTGQIALQFVLEAAFIGFAGGVLGVGLGAYATYLYTSVGDMAFAIPWWVIAAGPAISVVVGALAGLYPSLKAARLSPTVALRAI
- a CDS encoding ABC transporter ATP-binding protein, which produces MTLAHLALRRVSKVYPTKPPLHALRDVNLDIERGELVAVVGPSGSGKTTLLSLMGLLDTPTSGEVWIDGVEASGLTEAQRSRARSDQIGFVFQQFYLLSSLTARENVATGMLYQGLAPAERRARADAALERVGLSARASHRPGELSGGEQQRVAIARAIAGDPAVVFADEPTGALDQASGRMVLDCLRAANQTGATVVVITHDLGLAELFDRQIHVLDGEVTS